A single region of the Triticum dicoccoides isolate Atlit2015 ecotype Zavitan chromosome 2B, WEW_v2.0, whole genome shotgun sequence genome encodes:
- the LOC119367466 gene encoding dirigent protein 5-like: MQGLMASSKLSLTVAVVVFLLGMAGAAHGLTRVVASSPDEPCMNMTLYYHDILYNGNNTANATTAAATKPTALATTYWKNSTYFGALMVFNDPMTVGKALPLAGEEPAARAQGFYFYDKQESLTSWFGFSIVFNSTAHKGTLNLVGADLMGDATRDFSVVGGTGDFFMARGVATIRTDAIEGLYYFRLQMDIKLYECYL, encoded by the coding sequence ATGCAAGGCCTCATGGCATCTTCCAAGCTGTCTCTGACCGTCGCCGTCGTGGTTTTTCTGCTCGGCATGGCGGGCGCCGCCCACGGCCTGACGAGGGTCGTCGCCAGCAGCCCCGACGAGCCGTGCATGAACATGACGCTCTACTACCACGACATCCTCTACAACGGCAACAACACGGCCAacgcgacgacggcggcggccaccAAGCCGACGGCGCTGGCCACGACCTACTGGAAGAACAGCACCTACTTCGGCGCGCTGATGGTGTTCAACGACCCCATGACGGTGGGGAAGGCGCTGCCCCTGGCCGGGGAGGAGCCGGCGGCACGCGCGCAGGGGTTCTACTTCTATGACAAGCAGGAGTCGCTGACCTCCTGGTTCGGCTTCTCCATCGTGTTTAACTCCACGGCGCACAAGGGCACGCTCAACCTCGTCGGCGCCGACCTCATGGGCGACGCCACGCGGGACTTCTCCGTCGTCGGCGGCACCGGCGACTTCTTCATGGCGCGCGGCGTCGCAACCATCCGCACCGATGCCATCGAGGGCCTCTACTACTTCCGCCTCCAGATGGACATCAAGCTCTACGAGTGCTACCTCTGA